In bacterium, a single window of DNA contains:
- the rpoZ gene encoding DNA-directed RNA polymerase subunit omega: protein MKLNTMEMALKRYPNRFELTMMAVARAREINDGDKPIVQTEELVKPVVAALEEIAGGKIVPASQEDMIKIRDARRIVRERTLMEAAKEMAEDDDMDEAYGAASAEDPDK from the coding sequence ATGAAACTCAATACGATGGAGATGGCTCTTAAAAGATACCCCAACAGGTTTGAACTCACCATGATGGCAGTAGCCAGGGCCAGGGAGATCAACGACGGGGACAAACCAATCGTCCAGACCGAGGAACTTGTCAAGCCGGTGGTCGCAGCTCTCGAGGAGATCGCTGGAGGCAAGATCGTCCCGGCCAGCCAGGAGGATATGATAAAGATACGAGACGCCAGAAGGATCGTCAGGGAACGTACCCTCATGGAAGCCGCCAAAGAGATGGCAGAAGATGATGATATGGACGAGGCATACGGGGCCGCCTCTGCCGAGGATCCGGACAAGTAA
- a CDS encoding bifunctional (p)ppGpp synthetase/guanosine-3',5'-bis(diphosphate) 3'-pyrophosphohydrolase, with amino-acid sequence MVRLDDILERVRSYNPKADLELINRAYVYSAKAHAGHVRQSGEPYLIHPLQVAWILADMKMDVSTIAVGLLHDTIEDTDVTREDLIKHFGDEVAYLVEGLTKIGKLEFETRVHHQAENLRRMILSMAQDIRVIMVKLADRLHNMRTLEHLNAEKQVKVSQETMDIYAPLANRLGISWIQGELEDLAFQYLYPEACENLRQKVSQKRKEYNAYIKKVIKVLNGFLDEHRIKGEVTGRIKHLWSIYNKMQHQGLPFEQIFDLIAFRIIVDNVRDCYGVLGIIHSMFKPVPGRFKDYIGVPKSNRYQSLHTTVIGPVGERMEIQIRTRDMHQTAEDGIASHWRYKAASGAVPDEDIKRFKWFKQILEELTEVDDPRELMETVRTDLFPDEVYVFTPKGDVKEFPAGATPIDFAYSVHTDVGHQCVGARINGRMVPLKYKLKNGDVVEIITSKGHNPSKDWIKMVATNSAKSKIRSFIKKEERERSLKIGEELLDKELRKMGTTLKKSRKSQEFEKTASAFGFHRVEDLIATVGFGKYSPRQVLSRMFPAEEVDDRLGKGDEVKEKARESKARARKEGIVVDGVDDLMVRFANCCNPLPGDDVIGIITRGRGISVHTVDCPNLEANRYDSDRIVDINWDDKVKVPRTVRIKVTSEDIKGILAEMTSIISNKNINISHADIRTSAESTAVNTFEVEVADLSQLKGLLKSLSGINGVISVERLKTK; translated from the coding sequence ATGGTCAGGCTTGACGACATCCTCGAACGTGTCCGCTCCTATAACCCTAAAGCGGACCTCGAGCTTATCAACAGAGCTTACGTGTATTCCGCCAAGGCTCATGCCGGTCACGTGCGCCAGTCCGGCGAACCGTACCTCATCCACCCCCTCCAGGTAGCCTGGATCCTGGCCGACATGAAGATGGACGTCTCAACGATCGCCGTCGGGCTTCTCCACGACACGATCGAGGACACCGATGTTACCCGTGAAGACCTGATCAAACATTTCGGAGATGAGGTGGCCTATCTGGTTGAGGGGCTCACCAAGATAGGTAAGCTGGAGTTCGAGACCAGGGTCCATCACCAGGCCGAAAACCTCCGGCGCATGATCCTTTCCATGGCCCAGGACATCAGGGTTATCATGGTCAAACTAGCCGACCGGCTTCACAACATGAGAACTCTCGAGCACCTGAATGCCGAAAAGCAGGTCAAGGTTTCCCAGGAGACCATGGATATTTACGCGCCCCTGGCGAACCGGCTCGGGATTTCCTGGATCCAGGGCGAGTTGGAGGACCTCGCGTTTCAGTACCTGTACCCTGAAGCGTGTGAGAACCTGAGACAAAAGGTCAGCCAGAAACGCAAAGAGTACAACGCCTACATCAAGAAGGTAATCAAGGTCCTCAACGGATTCCTGGACGAACACCGGATCAAGGGAGAGGTAACAGGCAGGATCAAGCACCTGTGGAGCATCTATAACAAGATGCAGCACCAGGGGCTCCCTTTCGAACAGATCTTCGATCTCATCGCCTTCCGTATCATCGTTGATAACGTCCGGGACTGTTACGGCGTTCTGGGCATCATTCACTCCATGTTCAAACCGGTACCGGGGCGTTTCAAGGACTACATCGGAGTCCCCAAGTCCAATCGATACCAATCCCTTCATACAACGGTTATCGGACCTGTCGGCGAGAGGATGGAGATCCAGATCCGGACACGGGACATGCACCAGACGGCAGAGGACGGGATCGCCTCCCACTGGCGCTACAAGGCAGCCTCAGGGGCCGTTCCCGACGAGGACATCAAGCGGTTCAAGTGGTTCAAGCAGATCCTGGAGGAACTGACCGAGGTCGACGATCCGAGAGAACTCATGGAAACGGTTCGAACAGACCTTTTTCCCGATGAGGTCTACGTTTTCACGCCCAAGGGGGACGTCAAGGAGTTCCCGGCGGGGGCCACTCCCATCGATTTTGCCTACAGCGTCCACACCGACGTGGGCCATCAATGCGTTGGAGCGCGGATCAACGGACGAATGGTCCCCCTGAAGTACAAGCTCAAGAACGGTGACGTTGTGGAGATCATCACCTCCAAGGGCCACAATCCAAGCAAGGACTGGATCAAGATGGTGGCCACCAACAGCGCCAAGTCCAAGATCCGGAGCTTCATCAAGAAGGAGGAAAGGGAAAGAAGCCTCAAGATCGGGGAGGAGCTTCTCGACAAGGAGCTTCGAAAAATGGGGACCACCCTGAAAAAGAGCCGGAAAAGCCAGGAGTTCGAGAAAACCGCCTCGGCTTTCGGTTTCCACAGGGTCGAGGATCTCATCGCAACGGTTGGTTTTGGAAAGTACTCACCGAGACAGGTATTAAGCCGCATGTTTCCGGCAGAAGAGGTCGACGATCGGCTGGGCAAGGGCGATGAGGTCAAGGAAAAGGCAAGGGAATCCAAAGCCCGGGCGCGTAAGGAGGGGATCGTGGTGGACGGGGTGGACGACCTCATGGTCCGGTTCGCCAACTGCTGCAACCCCCTCCCGGGAGACGACGTCATAGGAATCATCACCCGTGGCAGGGGAATCTCGGTGCACACGGTGGACTGCCCCAACCTGGAAGCGAACCGCTACGACAGTGACCGGATCGTGGATATCAACTGGGACGACAAGGTCAAGGTTCCCAGAACGGTCAGGATAAAGGTCACGTCCGAGGACATCAAAGGGATCCTGGCCGAGATGACGAGCATTATCTCCAACAAGAATATCAACATCAGCCATGCTGATATCCGTACCAGTGCTGAGAGCACGGCGGTCAACACCTTCGAAGTGGAGGTTGCCGACCTGAGCCAGCTCAAGGGACTTTTAAAGAGCCTTTCCGGGATCAATGGTGTGATATCGGTAGAGAGGCTCAAGACAAAGTAG